The Streptomyces sp. NBC_01775 genome includes a region encoding these proteins:
- a CDS encoding ABC transporter substrate-binding protein, which translates to MDHTSTPRHSRPRPRAAALGPALAAAATALALTGCSVPGAGGGGPAQELTGGRITEPVTRAKVAAHGKTELRLLADSGEQEFLKRFVPLYEKKYPNVDVKVETKASADFFKTIVNTMSGSHPPDLIQGNQGYGVDGLLVQSGLLRPLDDVSHAYGWDLDFPTGATSQLRWSQDGAIFGSGNLYGTGQSNEYVGVFYNKKKLAGIGERGIDPPETWSDFTKALKKVKASGEQPIMLGNSDQYPAEQLLGTIQAQKVPVNESRAWINGVPGTTFATRGNREAAKTLRDWAKKGYLGSGYNGVSSDDAVTKFTGGKGAFLVAGSWNAPAIGKKLGDDAGFDIPRTADGRTVATGALGLPWHISAKTDKTDAAVAFLGMMQSRTGAQAMADAGRLPVVTEGVRMPDALSRQQAATGERLLDDDGQTFYFDWASNSMLTTIGSATQDLLTGREDVDTYLRKVQADWKSFRADQEKKAERQAEKQGSGS; encoded by the coding sequence ATGGACCACACATCCACCCCGCGCCACAGCCGCCCCCGCCCCCGCGCTGCCGCCCTCGGCCCGGCGCTCGCCGCCGCCGCCACCGCCCTCGCCCTCACCGGGTGCAGCGTGCCGGGGGCCGGCGGCGGGGGCCCGGCGCAGGAGCTGACGGGCGGCCGGATCACCGAACCGGTCACCCGGGCGAAGGTCGCGGCACACGGCAAGACGGAGCTGCGGCTGCTCGCGGACTCGGGCGAACAGGAATTCCTGAAGCGGTTCGTGCCGCTGTACGAGAAGAAGTACCCGAACGTGGACGTCAAGGTGGAGACCAAGGCGTCCGCCGACTTCTTCAAGACGATCGTGAACACGATGTCCGGCTCCCACCCGCCCGACCTCATACAGGGCAACCAGGGCTACGGAGTCGACGGGCTGCTCGTACAAAGCGGACTGCTGCGCCCCCTGGACGACGTCTCGCACGCCTACGGCTGGGACCTCGACTTCCCCACCGGCGCCACCAGCCAGCTGCGCTGGAGCCAGGACGGCGCGATCTTCGGCTCCGGCAACCTCTACGGCACCGGCCAGAGCAACGAATACGTCGGCGTCTTCTACAACAAGAAGAAGCTCGCCGGCATCGGCGAGCGCGGCATCGACCCGCCCGAGACCTGGTCGGACTTCACCAAGGCGCTGAAGAAGGTCAAGGCATCCGGCGAGCAGCCCATCATGCTGGGCAACTCCGACCAATACCCCGCCGAACAGCTCCTCGGCACCATCCAGGCGCAGAAGGTCCCGGTCAACGAGAGCCGCGCCTGGATCAACGGCGTCCCCGGCACCACGTTCGCCACCCGGGGCAACCGCGAGGCCGCCAAGACGCTCCGCGACTGGGCCAAGAAGGGCTACCTCGGCTCCGGTTACAACGGCGTCAGCTCGGACGACGCGGTCACCAAGTTCACCGGCGGCAAGGGTGCCTTCCTCGTCGCCGGGTCCTGGAACGCCCCGGCCATCGGCAAGAAGCTCGGCGACGACGCGGGCTTCGACATCCCGCGCACCGCGGACGGCCGCACCGTCGCGACAGGCGCGCTCGGACTGCCCTGGCACATCTCGGCGAAGACCGACAAGACCGACGCGGCCGTCGCCTTCCTCGGCATGATGCAGAGCAGGACCGGAGCCCAGGCCATGGCCGACGCGGGGCGCCTCCCGGTGGTCACCGAAGGTGTGAGGATGCCCGACGCGCTGTCCCGCCAGCAGGCCGCGACCGGTGAACGACTGCTGGACGACGACGGGCAGACCTTCTACTTCGACTGGGCCAGCAACTCGATGCTGACGACCATCGGTTCGGCCACCCAGGACCTGCTGACCGGCCGCGAGGACGTGGACACCTACCTGAGAAAGGTGCAGGCCGACTGGAAGTCCTTCCGCGCCGACCAGGAGAAGAAGGCCGAGAGGCAGGCCGAGAAGCAGGGGTCCGGCTCATGA
- a CDS encoding aldo/keto reductase encodes MSTTSPTRPADASGTFALGGDLPVNRLGYGAMQLTGPGIWGEPKDPDEAIRVLRRAVELGVNFIDTADSYGPFVSERLIREALHPYSDDLVIATKGGLTRPGPDEWLPVGRPEYLRQQTELSLRHLGVERIGLYQLHRIDAQVPLADQLGELVLLQQEGKIRHIGLSEVTVAQVKEARELAEIVSVQNLYNLANRSAEDVLEYAEQENLAFIPWFPMATGELARPGGPLDAAAKEHSSSPSQLALAWLLRRSPVMLPIPGTSRVAHLEENAEAARITLSDGEFQALADAV; translated from the coding sequence ATGAGCACGACCTCCCCCACCCGCCCCGCCGACGCCTCCGGCACCTTCGCCCTCGGCGGGGACCTGCCCGTCAACCGGCTCGGTTACGGCGCGATGCAGCTCACGGGGCCCGGCATCTGGGGTGAGCCCAAGGACCCGGACGAGGCGATACGGGTGCTGCGCCGCGCCGTCGAGCTGGGCGTCAACTTCATCGACACGGCCGACTCCTACGGCCCCTTCGTCAGCGAGCGGCTGATCCGCGAGGCCCTGCACCCCTACTCGGACGACCTGGTCATCGCCACCAAGGGTGGCCTGACCCGTCCGGGGCCCGATGAGTGGCTTCCCGTGGGGCGGCCCGAGTACCTGCGGCAGCAGACCGAGCTGAGCCTGCGTCACCTCGGCGTCGAGCGCATCGGCCTGTACCAGCTCCACCGCATCGACGCGCAGGTGCCGCTCGCCGACCAGCTCGGCGAGCTGGTGCTGCTCCAGCAGGAGGGCAAGATCCGCCACATCGGACTGTCCGAGGTGACGGTCGCGCAGGTGAAGGAGGCCAGGGAGCTGGCGGAGATCGTCTCCGTGCAGAACCTCTACAACCTCGCCAACCGGAGCGCGGAGGATGTACTGGAGTACGCGGAGCAGGAGAACCTCGCGTTCATTCCGTGGTTCCCGATGGCCACCGGCGAGCTGGCGCGGCCGGGCGGCCCGCTGGACGCCGCCGCCAAGGAGCACAGCTCCTCGCCCTCCCAGCTCGCGCTGGCCTGGCTGCTGCGCCGTTCGCCGGTGATGCTGCCGATCCCCGGCACCTCACGGGTGGCGCACCTGGAGGAGAACGCCGAGGCCGCGCGGATCACGCTGAGCGACGGGGAGTTCCAGGCGCTGGCCGACGCGGTCTGA
- the hutI gene encoding imidazolonepropionase, with amino-acid sequence MPPATTAITNIKSLVTNDPTQGDESPLGIIEDATLIIEAGEVTWAGPTHKAPAADTAHDARGRAAIPGFVDSHSHLLFAGDRTAEFNARMSGRPYTAGGIRTTVRATREASEEALAATLTAHLREMLAQGTTTVETKSGYGLTTDDEARALRVAAAHTEEVTYLGAHIVAPEYADDPDAYTALVAGEMLDACAPYARWVDVFCEEGAFGADQARAILTAGKAKGLTPRVHANQLSYGPGVQLAVELGAASADHCTHLTDADVDALAQGGTVATLLPGCEFSTRAVYPDARRLLDAGATVALSTDCNPGSSFTSSVPFCVAIAVREMNMTPDEALWSATAGGAQALRRTDIGRLSPGARADLALLDAPSHVHLAYRPGVPLVAEVWRRGVREV; translated from the coding sequence ATGCCGCCCGCCACCACAGCGATCACGAACATCAAGTCCCTGGTCACCAACGACCCCACCCAGGGCGACGAGTCGCCCCTGGGCATCATCGAGGACGCCACCCTCATCATCGAGGCCGGCGAAGTGACCTGGGCCGGCCCCACCCACAAGGCACCGGCCGCCGACACGGCTCACGACGCCCGTGGCAGGGCCGCGATCCCCGGCTTCGTCGACAGCCACTCCCACCTCCTGTTCGCAGGCGACAGAACCGCCGAGTTCAACGCCCGCATGTCCGGCCGCCCCTACACCGCCGGCGGCATCCGCACCACCGTGCGGGCGACCCGCGAGGCGAGCGAAGAGGCGCTGGCGGCCACCCTCACCGCGCACCTGCGCGAAATGCTGGCGCAGGGCACGACGACGGTGGAGACCAAGTCCGGCTACGGGCTGACGACCGACGACGAGGCCCGCGCCCTGCGCGTCGCCGCCGCGCACACGGAGGAGGTCACCTACCTCGGCGCGCACATCGTCGCCCCCGAGTACGCCGACGACCCCGACGCGTACACCGCCCTGGTGGCGGGCGAGATGCTCGACGCGTGCGCCCCGTACGCCCGCTGGGTGGACGTGTTCTGCGAGGAGGGTGCCTTCGGCGCCGACCAGGCGCGGGCCATCCTCACGGCGGGCAAGGCCAAGGGCCTGACCCCGCGCGTGCACGCCAACCAGCTCTCCTACGGGCCCGGCGTCCAGCTCGCCGTCGAACTGGGGGCCGCGTCCGCCGATCACTGCACCCACCTGACGGACGCCGACGTGGACGCGCTGGCGCAGGGCGGGACGGTCGCCACGCTGCTGCCCGGCTGCGAGTTCTCCACGCGCGCGGTCTACCCGGACGCGCGCCGGCTGCTGGACGCCGGGGCCACGGTCGCGCTGTCCACGGACTGCAACCCGGGCTCGTCCTTCACCTCGTCCGTGCCGTTCTGCGTCGCCATCGCCGTACGCGAGATGAACATGACCCCCGACGAGGCCCTGTGGTCCGCGACGGCGGGCGGCGCCCAGGCCCTCCGACGCACCGACATCGGCCGCCTGAGCCCGGGAGCCCGCGCCGACCTCGCCCTGCTGGACGCCCCCTCACATGTGCACCTCGCGTACCGCCCCGGCGTGCCGCTGGTGGCGGAGGTCTGGCGCCGGGGGGTACGCGAGGTGTGA
- a CDS encoding LysR family transcriptional regulator codes for MPEGAGPPPPSSGPQDLNLLRTFLAVHRAGSFTAAARLLGLSQPTVTAQIRALERQTGRELFARLSRGVAPAPYADELAARVVGPLDALAELAAGPGPGSGDGPASGEPVHLAGPAELLSLRALPALAPLVDQGVRLRVVTGLTDPLLEGLRVGRHDLVLATTRPRERALSTVPLMDEEFVLVAAPGTAARVGGRQRVSAEGPAALHGLPLVTYAEDLPITRRYWRHVFGRRLTTRAAVTVPDLRGVLAAVVAGAGFAVLPRYLCAPELDTGRLALLHAPEDPPLNTTYLARRPGTAENPDVARVSTRLRQAAGEW; via the coding sequence GTGCCAGAAGGCGCTGGGCCGCCCCCGCCAAGTTCCGGGCCGCAGGATCTGAACCTGCTGCGTACCTTCCTGGCCGTCCACCGCGCCGGTTCGTTCACCGCCGCCGCGCGGTTGCTGGGCCTGTCCCAGCCGACCGTCACCGCGCAGATCCGCGCTCTGGAGCGGCAGACGGGGCGCGAGCTGTTCGCGCGGCTGTCGCGCGGGGTCGCCCCGGCGCCGTACGCCGACGAGCTGGCGGCCCGCGTCGTCGGCCCGCTGGACGCGCTGGCGGAGCTGGCGGCCGGGCCGGGGCCGGGCTCCGGTGACGGGCCCGCGTCCGGCGAGCCCGTCCATCTGGCGGGGCCCGCCGAGCTGCTGAGCCTGCGCGCGCTGCCCGCGCTGGCACCTCTCGTCGACCAGGGGGTGCGGCTGCGCGTCGTCACCGGGCTGACCGACCCGCTCCTGGAGGGGCTGCGGGTCGGCCGCCACGACCTGGTCCTTGCGACGACCCGGCCCCGGGAGCGGGCGCTGAGCACCGTGCCGCTGATGGACGAGGAGTTCGTCCTCGTCGCCGCGCCCGGCACCGCCGCCCGCGTCGGCGGCCGGCAGCGGGTCTCCGCCGAGGGCCCCGCCGCGCTGCACGGCCTCCCGCTGGTCACCTACGCCGAGGACCTGCCCATCACCCGCCGCTACTGGCGCCACGTCTTCGGCCGCCGCCTCACCACCAGGGCCGCCGTCACCGTCCCGGACCTGCGCGGAGTGCTGGCGGCGGTCGTCGCGGGCGCGGGCTTCGCGGTCCTCCCGCGCTACCTGTGCGCCCCGGAACTGGACACCGGCCGCCTCGCCCTGCTCCACGCCCCCGAGGACCCCCCGCTCAACACCACCTACCTCGCCCGCCGCCCCGGCACGGCGGAGAACCCGGACGTGGCCCGCGTCAGCACCCGCCTCCGTCAGGCGGCGGGGGAGTGGTGA
- a CDS encoding formimidoylglutamate deiminase, with protein MEKTYWCERAWLNGTVEPGVALETTSDGRLGAVRTGVGTAPPGAVPLRGLTLPGMANAHSHAFHRALRGTVQVGSGTFWTWRDAMYQTAAQLTPDSYFALAKAAYAEMALAGITCVGEFHYLHHAPGGERYDDPNAMSHALVAAAAEAGIRITLLDTVYLASGIGRRGRGEAPTHKQRRFSDGTAEAWAERVSAFRPEGAHARVGAAIHSVRAVPAAELETVAAWSEERGAPLHVHLSEQTAENDACEQAHGLTPTGLLAEHGVLGPRTTAVHATHLTDDDIRRIGTSSTGVCMCPTTERDLADGIGPAPALDHAGSALSLGSDSHAVIDLFEEARAMELDERLRSRTRGHWTADQLLRAATENGHLALGWPETGRLETGMLADFTTVALDSVRTAGPVPRLAGETVVFAASAADVRHTVVGGRHVVRDGAHATVESVPSALTEAIAALRP; from the coding sequence GTGGAGAAGACGTACTGGTGCGAGAGAGCCTGGCTCAACGGGACCGTGGAGCCGGGCGTCGCTTTGGAGACGACCTCCGACGGGCGCCTCGGCGCCGTCCGTACCGGCGTCGGGACCGCACCGCCCGGCGCCGTCCCGCTGCGCGGCCTCACCCTCCCCGGGATGGCGAACGCGCACTCGCACGCCTTCCACCGCGCCCTGCGCGGCACCGTCCAGGTCGGCTCCGGCACCTTCTGGACCTGGCGGGACGCCATGTACCAGACGGCGGCCCAGCTGACCCCCGACAGCTACTTCGCGCTGGCGAAGGCCGCGTACGCGGAGATGGCGCTGGCCGGGATCACCTGCGTGGGCGAGTTCCACTACCTGCACCACGCGCCGGGCGGGGAGCGCTACGACGACCCCAACGCCATGAGCCACGCGCTGGTCGCCGCCGCCGCCGAGGCGGGCATCCGCATCACGCTCCTGGACACCGTCTACCTGGCCTCCGGCATCGGCAGACGGGGCCGGGGCGAGGCCCCCACCCACAAGCAGCGGCGCTTCTCGGACGGTACGGCCGAGGCGTGGGCCGAACGGGTCTCCGCGTTCCGGCCCGAGGGTGCGCATGCGCGGGTCGGCGCGGCCATCCACTCCGTGCGGGCCGTCCCGGCGGCGGAGCTGGAGACCGTCGCCGCGTGGTCCGAGGAGCGGGGCGCGCCGCTGCACGTTCACCTGTCCGAGCAGACGGCCGAGAACGACGCCTGCGAACAGGCGCACGGGCTGACCCCGACCGGGCTGCTGGCCGAGCACGGCGTGCTCGGCCCCCGGACGACCGCCGTACACGCCACCCACCTGACGGATGACGACATCCGCCGCATCGGCACCTCCAGCACCGGTGTGTGCATGTGTCCCACCACCGAACGCGACCTGGCCGACGGCATCGGCCCCGCGCCCGCCCTCGACCACGCCGGGTCCGCGCTGTCGCTGGGCAGTGACAGCCACGCCGTCATCGACCTGTTCGAGGAGGCCCGCGCCATGGAACTCGACGAGCGCCTCCGCAGCCGGACACGGGGTCACTGGACGGCGGACCAGCTGCTGCGGGCGGCCACCGAGAACGGGCACCTCGCGCTGGGCTGGCCCGAGACGGGCCGCCTGGAGACGGGCATGCTGGCCGATTTCACGACCGTCGCGCTGGATTCCGTCCGGACGGCGGGTCCCGTCCCGCGCCTCGCAGGGGAGACGGTGGTCTTCGCGGCGAGCGCGGCGGATGTCCGGCACACGGTGGTGGGGGGCCGACACGTGGTACGGGACGGTGCCCACGCGACGGTCGAATCCGTCCCGTCAGCCCTGACCGAAGCCATCGCCGCCCTCCGCCCGTAA
- a CDS encoding diaminopimelate decarboxylase — translation MSADPLNHRRDLAVRAAVERGLLADDHAPVVGLLDVAAVRESARALHAAFREVAAPDQPVLHTFAVKASSLVPVLRLLADEGLGCEVASPGELALARAAGVDAAHTVLDSPAKTRTELREALVEGIALNADNPRELARLDALMAEDGGRAREGGPAGTAAIGLRINPQVGGGAIGAMSTATATSKFGFPLRDPGAREWLTEAFRTRPWLTRLHAHVGSQGIPLELMARGIAAVYELAEEINAAVGRRQIDTLDLGGGLPVNFDSDEMAPTFAAYARLLAETVPGLFSGTYGLVTEFGRALLAKAGTVVARVEYTKSAGGRRIAVTHAGAQLAVRTVFVPDSWPLRVAAYDTKGLPKTDAPVVQDVAGPCCFAGDLVARERPLPPLDEDDHAALLDTGAYYFSTPFGYNSLPRPGVYGFTIAENGERDGDEVSFATVREPQSLASIVTESGAAHRDALRG, via the coding sequence ATGAGTGCTGATCCCCTGAACCACCGCCGCGACCTCGCCGTACGCGCCGCCGTCGAGCGCGGACTGCTGGCCGACGACCACGCGCCGGTCGTAGGGCTGCTGGACGTCGCCGCCGTACGGGAGTCGGCCCGCGCGCTGCACGCCGCGTTCCGCGAGGTGGCCGCCCCGGACCAGCCCGTGCTGCACACCTTCGCCGTCAAGGCCTCCTCGCTGGTGCCGGTGCTGCGGCTGCTCGCCGACGAGGGGCTGGGCTGCGAGGTCGCGAGCCCCGGCGAGCTGGCGCTCGCCCGCGCCGCCGGGGTGGACGCCGCGCACACCGTGCTGGACTCCCCCGCCAAGACCCGCACCGAGCTGCGCGAGGCCCTCGTCGAAGGCATCGCGCTCAACGCGGACAACCCGCGGGAACTGGCCCGCCTCGACGCGCTGATGGCCGAGGACGGGGGCCGGGCCCGGGAAGGTGGCCCGGCGGGGACGGCCGCGATCGGGCTGCGGATAAACCCCCAGGTCGGCGGCGGCGCCATCGGCGCCATGAGCACCGCGACCGCCACCTCCAAGTTCGGCTTCCCGCTGCGCGACCCGGGCGCGCGCGAGTGGCTGACCGAGGCGTTCCGCACCCGCCCCTGGCTCACCCGGCTGCATGCGCACGTCGGCTCCCAGGGCATCCCGCTGGAGCTGATGGCGCGCGGGATCGCCGCCGTGTACGAGCTGGCCGAGGAGATCAACGCGGCGGTGGGCAGGCGCCAGATCGACACCCTCGACCTGGGCGGCGGCCTCCCCGTCAACTTCGACTCCGACGAGATGGCCCCCACCTTCGCCGCCTACGCACGGCTGCTGGCCGAGACCGTGCCGGGGCTCTTCTCCGGCACGTACGGCCTGGTCACCGAGTTCGGCCGCGCGCTGCTGGCCAAGGCGGGCACGGTGGTGGCGCGCGTCGAGTACACGAAGAGCGCGGGCGGCCGGCGTATCGCCGTCACCCACGCGGGAGCCCAGCTGGCCGTGCGCACCGTCTTCGTCCCCGACTCCTGGCCCCTGCGCGTCGCCGCCTACGACACCAAGGGCCTCCCCAAGACGGACGCGCCCGTCGTGCAGGACGTGGCGGGCCCCTGCTGCTTCGCGGGCGACCTGGTCGCCCGCGAGCGACCCCTCCCCCCGCTGGACGAGGACGACCACGCGGCCCTCCTGGACACCGGCGCGTACTATTTCTCCACCCCCTTCGGCTACAACTCCCTGCCCCGGCCGGGGGTTTACGGCTTCACGATCGCCGAGAACGGGGAGCGCGACGGCGACGAGGTCTCGTTCGCGACCGTCCGTGAGCCGCAGTCCCTCGCCTCGATCGTCACGGAGTCGGGGGCCGCACACCGCGACGCGCTGCGCGGCTGA
- a CDS encoding allantoate amidohydrolase — protein sequence MWKDLHPLGRHSGGGYRRYAWTPADRECREWFRAQAESRGLDYEVDRNGNQWAWHGDSAGNDAVVTGSHLDSVPDGGAYDGPLGVISAFAAYDELRARNVGFTRPFAVVNFADEEGARFGLACVGSRLASGTLSREAAHALRDADGITLPRAMEAAGHDPAALGADPERIARIGAFVELHIEQGRALAETSHPVAVASAIWPHGRWRFDFHGEANHAGTTRLEDRRDPMLTYANTVLAARKKARLAGALATFGKVAVEPNGVNAIPSLVSGWLDSRAPDEETLAGVVAEIERAAGERGGRDGVAVRVTRESATPLVEFDHALRDTLAARLGGVPVLPTGAGHDAGILSASVPTAMLYVRNPTGVSHSPAESAGEDDCAAGVTALADVLEGLV from the coding sequence ATGTGGAAAGACCTGCACCCGCTAGGTCGGCACAGCGGCGGCGGATACCGCCGCTACGCGTGGACGCCGGCTGACCGCGAGTGCCGGGAATGGTTCCGCGCCCAAGCGGAAAGCCGGGGCCTCGACTACGAGGTGGACCGGAACGGCAACCAATGGGCATGGCACGGCGACAGTGCCGGGAACGACGCAGTCGTGACCGGCTCGCACCTGGACTCCGTCCCGGACGGCGGCGCGTACGACGGCCCGCTGGGCGTCATCTCCGCGTTCGCCGCGTACGACGAACTCCGCGCCAGGAACGTGGGGTTCACCCGCCCCTTCGCCGTCGTCAACTTCGCCGACGAGGAGGGTGCCCGCTTCGGCCTGGCCTGCGTGGGCTCCCGCCTCGCCTCGGGCACGCTGAGCCGCGAGGCGGCCCACGCGCTGCGCGACGCGGACGGGATCACGCTGCCGCGGGCGATGGAGGCGGCGGGCCACGACCCGGCCGCGCTCGGCGCCGACCCCGAACGGATCGCCCGTATCGGCGCGTTCGTCGAGCTGCACATCGAGCAGGGCCGCGCGCTGGCGGAGACGTCCCACCCCGTGGCTGTCGCCTCCGCGATCTGGCCGCACGGCCGCTGGCGGTTCGACTTCCACGGCGAGGCCAACCACGCGGGCACCACCCGCCTGGAGGATCGCCGCGACCCGATGCTCACCTACGCCAACACCGTGCTCGCGGCCCGCAAGAAGGCCCGGCTGGCGGGGGCGCTGGCGACCTTCGGCAAGGTGGCGGTCGAGCCGAACGGCGTCAACGCCATCCCGTCCCTGGTCAGCGGCTGGCTCGACTCGCGTGCGCCCGATGAGGAGACCCTCGCCGGTGTCGTCGCCGAGATCGAGCGCGCCGCCGGGGAGCGGGGCGGTCGCGACGGGGTGGCGGTGCGGGTCACCCGCGAGTCGGCGACGCCGCTGGTGGAGTTCGACCACGCCCTTCGCGACACGCTCGCCGCGCGCCTGGGCGGGGTGCCCGTGCTGCCGACGGGCGCGGGACACGACGCGGGTATTTTGTCCGCTTCGGTCCCCACCGCCATGCTGTACGTCCGTAACCCCACCGGCGTCTCGCACTCACCCGCCGAGTCCGCCGGGGAGGACGACTGTGCGGCGGGTGTCACCGCGCTCGCCGACGTACTGGAAGGTCTCGTGTGA
- a CDS encoding type 1 glutamine amidotransferase domain-containing protein — MSQILFVMTGADHWTLADGTRHPTGFWAEEAFAPYEVFKAAGHQIAVATPGGVVPTVDQGSLAADVNGGQENADRIAAGLESFTELQKPFSIEDVRLDASGGPAGYEAVFYPGGHGPMEDLAEDTDSGTLLVRTLASGKPLGLVCHAPAALLAAHAQEGGNAFAGYRLTGFTNDEERQAGLADNAKWLLQDRLAEIGADFQEGQPWSPHVVVDRNLVTGQNPASAAPVAEQLLKQLP, encoded by the coding sequence ATGTCGCAGATCCTTTTCGTGATGACTGGCGCCGACCACTGGACGCTCGCCGACGGCACCCGGCACCCCACCGGCTTCTGGGCGGAGGAGGCGTTCGCGCCGTACGAGGTGTTCAAGGCGGCGGGCCACCAGATCGCCGTGGCCACACCCGGCGGCGTCGTCCCCACCGTCGACCAGGGCAGCCTCGCCGCCGACGTCAACGGCGGCCAGGAGAACGCGGACCGTATCGCGGCCGGTCTGGAGTCCTTCACCGAATTGCAGAAGCCGTTCAGCATCGAAGACGTACGGCTCGACGCCTCCGGCGGCCCCGCCGGCTACGAAGCGGTCTTCTACCCCGGCGGCCACGGGCCCATGGAGGACCTGGCCGAGGACACCGACTCGGGCACGCTGCTGGTGCGAACGCTGGCCTCGGGCAAGCCGCTCGGGCTGGTGTGCCACGCGCCCGCCGCCCTCCTGGCCGCCCACGCCCAGGAGGGCGGCAACGCGTTCGCCGGATACCGGCTGACCGGGTTCACCAACGACGAGGAACGCCAGGCGGGTCTGGCCGACAACGCGAAGTGGCTGCTCCAGGACCGCCTGGCCGAGATCGGCGCCGACTTCCAGGAGGGCCAGCCGTGGTCCCCGCACGTGGTCGTGGACCGCAACCTGGTCACCGGCCAGAACCCGGCCTCCGCCGCCCCGGTCGCCGAGCAGCTCCTCAAACAGCTGCCCTGA
- the hutU gene encoding urocanate hydratase: protein MAGTAGPRPVRAPRGSELSALGWQQEAALRMLQNNLDPEVAEHPDKLVVYGGTGKAARDWNSFDAMIRTLRTLRDDETMLVQSGRPVGVMTTHEWAPRVLIANSNLVGDWANWEEFRRLEHLGLTMYGQMTAGSWIYIGTQGILQGTYETFAAVAAKLASQKGDDSGTLAGTITLTAGLGGMGGAQPLAVTMNDGVAIVVECDPSRIERRIEHGYLDVRAESVAEALRLAVEARDARRPLSIGLLGNAAEVLPRMLADGAPIDIVTDQTSAHDPLAYLPVGVDFADMAAFAAEKPADFTLRARESMAAHVEAMVGFKDAGAEVFDYGNSIRGEAQLAGYARAFDFPGFVPAYIRPLFCEGKGPFRWAALSGDPKDIAATDRALLDLFPENESLARWLRLAGERVHYQGLPARICWLGHGDRAAAGERFNDMVASGEIAAPLVLGRDHLDCGSVASPYRETEAMRDGSDAIADWPMLNAMVNVASGATWVSLHHGGGVGMGRSLHAGQVTVADGTALAGEKLRRVLTNDPGMGVIRHVDAGYPEAETVAAERGVRVPMREGDR, encoded by the coding sequence ATGGCCGGCACCGCAGGACCGCGCCCTGTAAGGGCACCGCGCGGCAGCGAACTGAGCGCGCTCGGATGGCAGCAGGAAGCCGCGCTGCGGATGCTCCAGAACAACCTCGACCCCGAGGTCGCCGAGCACCCCGACAAGCTCGTCGTCTACGGCGGCACGGGCAAGGCGGCCCGCGACTGGAACTCGTTCGACGCGATGATCCGCACCCTGCGCACGCTGCGCGACGACGAGACGATGCTCGTCCAGTCCGGCCGCCCCGTCGGCGTGATGACCACCCACGAGTGGGCGCCGCGCGTGCTGATCGCCAACTCCAACCTGGTGGGCGACTGGGCCAACTGGGAGGAGTTCCGCCGCCTGGAGCACCTCGGCCTGACCATGTACGGCCAGATGACGGCCGGTTCGTGGATCTACATCGGCACCCAGGGCATCCTCCAGGGCACGTACGAGACGTTCGCCGCCGTCGCCGCGAAGCTCGCCTCCCAGAAGGGGGACGACAGCGGCACCCTCGCCGGGACGATCACCCTCACCGCCGGGCTCGGCGGCATGGGCGGCGCGCAGCCGCTCGCCGTCACCATGAACGACGGCGTCGCGATCGTCGTCGAATGCGACCCCTCGCGCATCGAACGCCGTATCGAGCACGGCTATCTCGATGTACGCGCCGAGAGCGTGGCCGAGGCGCTGCGCCTCGCCGTCGAGGCGCGGGACGCCCGCCGCCCCCTCTCGATCGGGCTGCTCGGCAACGCCGCCGAGGTGCTGCCGCGCATGCTCGCGGACGGCGCGCCCATCGACATCGTCACCGACCAGACCTCGGCCCACGACCCCCTCGCCTACCTGCCCGTCGGTGTCGACTTCGCCGACATGGCGGCCTTCGCCGCCGAGAAGCCCGCCGACTTCACGCTGCGCGCCCGCGAGTCGATGGCCGCGCACGTGGAGGCCATGGTCGGCTTCAAGGACGCGGGCGCCGAGGTCTTCGACTACGGCAACTCCATCCGGGGCGAGGCCCAACTCGCCGGATACGCCCGCGCGTTCGACTTCCCCGGCTTCGTGCCCGCCTACATCCGCCCCCTCTTCTGCGAGGGCAAGGGCCCCTTCCGCTGGGCGGCGCTCTCCGGCGACCCGAAGGACATCGCGGCCACCGACCGCGCGCTCCTCGACCTGTTCCCCGAGAACGAGTCCCTCGCCCGCTGGCTGCGCCTCGCGGGCGAACGCGTGCACTACCAGGGACTGCCCGCGCGGATCTGCTGGCTCGGCCACGGGGACCGGGCCGCGGCCGGCGAACGCTTCAACGACATGGTCGCCTCGGGTGAGATCGCCGCGCCGCTCGTGCTGGGGCGCGACCACCTCGACTGCGGCTCGGTGGCCTCGCCGTACCGCGAGACCGAGGCCATGCGCGACGGGTCCGACGCCATCGCGGACTGGCCCATGCTGAACGCCATGGTCAACGTCGCCTCCGGCGCGACCTGGGTCTCCCTCCACCACGGCGGCGGCGTCGGCATGGGCCGCTCCCTGCACGCCGGCCAGGTCACGGTCGCCGACGGGACGGCGCTGGCGGGCGAGAAGCTGCGCCGCGTGCTGACGAACGACCCCGGGATGGGGGTCATCCGGCACGTCGACGCGGGCTACCCCGAGGCGGAGACGGTCGCCGCGGAGCGCGGGGTACGCGTGCCGATGCGGGAGGGCGACCGCTGA